TTACGATTCTGCGGATATGTTTGCAGGCAAAACTTAAGCTCGCGTTAACTCTGACATATGCGCGTCAAAGTTGAACTTACCGATAGTTATGCGCGGCACAAGTGTGCGCTAAAGAACCCATTCGCCCCCTCGCTTGGCGCCCACTGCCGCGAAAAAGCCAAGACCCAGCCTGGGTTGCGCTGCTGGAACGCCGCTATCCGCGCCTCGTTTTCATCACCGAGAAGCGAACAGGTCGCATACACAAGCACACCGCCTTGTCCAACCAACGGCGCGGCAGCATCCAGAATGGCATCCTGCGTGGTGTTAAGTTTTTTCAGGTCCGCCTCTGAGAACCGCCATTTTGCGTCAGGGTCGCGCGCCCATGTACCCGAGCCTGAGCAGGGCACATCGCAAAGCACCACCCCAAAGGGTGCCTCTTCGCTCAACCCATCCGATTGCAGCAGCGACACCCTCACACCGGCGCGTTCTGCCCGTGCTGGCAAATCCCGCAGCCGTACCGGATTGGCATCATGAGCGAATAGTCCTGCACCCGCCGTCGCACGCCCAGCCAATGCCAGAATCTTGCCACCGCCACCGGCGCAGTAATCAAGTATCTTCAGGTCGTCAGAAAGTGAAACCGCCTCCATCGCCGCCTGGCTTGCCGCGTCCTGCAACTCAACCAATCCGTCACGGTATGCCGCTGATTGCGCCACTTTGCGCGCCCCTTCGGTCACGATTAGCGCATTTTCGGCAAGATGGAACGGCGCGGCGATAATCCCGTCCGTCACCAGTTGCGCCACCGCCGAAACCGGGTCAGTCTTACGCCGGTTCACCCTCAAAAACACTGGCGCGCGATGTGCCAACGGGTCCAATTCCGCTTCCAGATCGGTGCCAAACCGCACTTTGAGTCGTGGCAATAGCCACTCCGGCACCTCCGGCCCCATCGCTTTCAAAGGCTGATCCAGAACCGCCCTTTCAGAGGTGTTCAGTGCTTCCGGGCCATAACCGCCGCCCGAAAACAGCGCGTCGACATCGCCGCCCTGGAGCCGCACCAGCCCAAGCATCAACGCGCGCGCCTGCCCGCCACCGCCCGCCGCAGTACAGGCCCGCTTGCGCCGCAACACGTCGTAAACATGGGTACGCACCGCCGCCCGGTCTTTCGATCCGGCATAACGCGCCCTGCGCGCCCACCCGGTCAGGGCTTTCTCTGCGGGCGCCCCCGCAAGAATTGCGTCCAGACAGTCAATTGCCGCCTGCACTCGCGCCTCAGGTCGCATCAGACCATCCGGTAGTTCGGGCTTTCGCGGGTGATCGTCACGTCATGCACATGGCTTTCCTTCAACCCGGCCCCGGTGATCTTCACGAACCGACAGTTGCGCCGCATCTCTTCCACCGTCGCATTGCCAGTATAACCCATCGCCGCGCGCAGCCCGCCGACAAGCTGATGAACCACCGCACTTGCCGACCCCTTGTAAGGCACCTGCCCCTCGATGCCTTCAGGCACCAGCTTGTCTGACGCCGCATCCTTCTGGAAATACCGATCGGCCGAGCCGCGCGCCATCGCGCCGAGCGAGCCCATGCCGCGATAGGATTTGAAACTGCGTCCCTGATAAAGAACCACCTCTCCGGGGCTTTCATCCGTGCCTGCAATCATGCTGCCGACCATGGCACA
This is a stretch of genomic DNA from Aquicoccus sp. G2-2. It encodes these proteins:
- a CDS encoding RsmB/NOP family class I SAM-dependent RNA methyltransferase; its protein translation is MRPEARVQAAIDCLDAILAGAPAEKALTGWARRARYAGSKDRAAVRTHVYDVLRRKRACTAAGGGGQARALMLGLVRLQGGDVDALFSGGGYGPEALNTSERAVLDQPLKAMGPEVPEWLLPRLKVRFGTDLEAELDPLAHRAPVFLRVNRRKTDPVSAVAQLVTDGIIAAPFHLAENALIVTEGARKVAQSAAYRDGLVELQDAASQAAMEAVSLSDDLKILDYCAGGGGKILALAGRATAGAGLFAHDANPVRLRDLPARAERAGVRVSLLQSDGLSEEAPFGVVLCDVPCSGSGTWARDPDAKWRFSEADLKKLNTTQDAILDAAAPLVGQGGVLVYATCSLLGDENEARIAAFQQRNPGWVLAFSRQWAPSEGANGFFSAHLCRA